CAGCGGTTGCGCCGGCAACGATCGCTGACCAACGGGGGCGGAGGCAAAATAAGTCGTTGTCATCTGACCTCAACTCCTCGCATGAAGGAGTGTAAAGCTATCTCCTCCTACTATAAGCGTTTGTTAAGACAACGGAGGGTAAGTTTTGACCAATCTAATATCATCTTTTCTTAATCCTTGGTTTAACCCCCCTGAGGAATCCATGCTCCGAGGGCCGTGTTGGTAGGGCTGGGGTTAGCCACCAGAATGACTTTAGCCACCAGAATGACTAAAGCCGTGACTACCAACGTTGCCAAACGTTAGGGTTACGGGTGTAGGGGTTAGATTTGCTTTAATACCAGTAGGCTGAGATCATCGCGCAAGGGTTCATCCCCCACATAGCGCCACACATCCTCCAGCACCGCCTGCCGGATCTCTAGGGCCGATCGCTGGGCATGGGCGCACACCACCTGGCACAGACGCTCCAGTCCATACTGCTCCCGGGCTGCATTGGTCGCCTCTGTAATGCCATCGGTGTAGAGCACAACGACATCTCCCGTCTGTAATTGCACAGTTTTCTCCCTGACAAATGCGGTGATGTCCGGTTCCAGGCCCAAGGGAAACCCCAAGTCGATTGTATCAATCCGCTCCACTTGGCCCGTCGCCCGCACCAGAATCAACTCCTCATGCTGACCGCTTAGGCGCAGGTGACCTGCCTCATACTCCAGTAAAGCCAGAGTCAGGCTTTTGCTCGATTGCATCCGTTGCAAGTTATCGTAGAGTGCTCGATTCAGCGTCCCCAGGAACTTCACCGGATTGGCCTCCTGGTTCACCAACAGCGTCCGCACCGCCGTTTGCACCATCAGCATCAGCACCCCACTGTCCAAGCCATGACCGGTGACATCGCCGATGCCAATTTTTACCTTGCCGTTGTATTGCAAGACGTCGTAGTAATCCCCCCCGACTTCGGCGGCAGGTTCCATAAATCCGGCAATCTGCAACCCCGCGATTGCCGCCAGTTCCTCCTCCTTGGGCAAGAGTAACCGTTGCAAGCGACGGGCTACATCCAACTCGGTGCCCAGCCGTTGGTTCTCCGCCGCCAATTGCTCATTGAGGTGGGAAATCTCCTGGTTCGCTGCTTGGAGTTCAAACGTGCGTTGGGCCACCCGTTGCTCCAGATCCGCATTGGCTGCTGCCAAGGCTGCAAATGAGGTCCGCAGTTGCTCAGCCATACGGTTAAAGGAGTGGGAGAGAGTTTCCAATTCCCGGACCCCCGTCACCTGCACCTGCTGGTCAAGCTCGCCATCCGCGATCGCCTGCGCCGCCGTATTCAAGCGCAGGATCGGGGTGGCAATCCAGTGGGCCGTCACCAACCCCACCCCCGTCGCCAGCAGCAAGGCCAGCAGCGACAGGCTGATCGTCCGCTGGGTGTTTGCCTGGATCTGGGTCATGAAGTCGGCTGCGGGGATAACGACCACAATCAGCCAATCGAGGCCGCGTTTATCCACAAAAGGGGTTACCTGTACCCATTGCAGTGACCCATCATCGCGGTGAAAATTCAACTGCTGGGTGGTTTGAATGTGGTTTAAGTCACTAAATTGGGTCGTCAAATATCGGGCAGTGGCTTGGATCAGAGGACTTTGACTGGCGATCGCGGACACCCGCTTGAGATCTTCCCCACTCCCCGTCAGCAGGGGTTCCCCCAGGGAGGAAGAGACCAGTAAACCCGATCGTTCGATGACAAAGGCTTGACCCGACTGGCTAATACGGAGACTGGTTAGGAAATTACTGACTTCCTTATGCAGGAAAAGGTCGATCGCGCATACACCCAATAATTGACGGTCAGTGAGACTATAAACGGGTAGCGCCGCCGTAATCGTAGGTAAATTGGTATTGAAATCAATATAGGTATCACTCCATATCGCCCGGCCCGCCGCCTTCGCTGCTTTATACCAGGGGCGGACACGGGGATCAAACTGGCGGGTCCGCAATAACTGGGTGGCTTCCCCCTGCGCGTTCAATGCGTAGTAGTGACGCCGGTAATTGATGGCGGGATTGATTAGAGATAGGACCAGCGGCTCATTATCCTGGAAGCGAGCCACACCCATAAATTCTCCCCCCGCTTCGCCCCCACAGTACACATTACTCAGGTTCTTGAATTGCACCACCTGTTGCCAGAGTTGGGCACTGCCCTGGCCTGTCTTTAGGTTAATCACCCCGCGTTGGAGGGCACTGCCGTTAAGATGAATCAAACTGTGGGGCAGATCAACATAGGTTTGCATTTGCTGTTGAATGCGGTTTGTCAACTCCTGCCGCAATTGGGAGGCCAAGTCGGCGATCGCCCGCTGACCGTTCCGAAAGGAGAGATAGCCCACAATGCCCACCAAGCCCGCAAGCTGCAGAACAAAGGGGACCACCAGCAGCGATCGCAAACTTATCTGAGATCGTTTCACCGTCATATCCCCCTCCCTCACCCATTGTTCCATCAGCAAGCGTCGCCGAGTACACCTCAACCAGGACTATTCTAGGGGTTTCCCGACCCGCCACTGTTCGGTTGGGCACCGCTGTTGCCCGCTTCCTCACACCCTGCCGCCAAATTACAAGCGGTGTTTGCGACCCAACAGCCAGTAGGTACGCATCATCCCTTTACCCTTAATATGCAGATTGCCACGGGGTTGCAATTCGTAGTGGGCCGCTAGGGCCTGGTAGACCACCTCTGTCACCTGGATACATCCCGCTTTTCCTTGCGACTCCATGCGACTGGCGATATTGACCGTATCTCCCCACAGGTCATAACTGAACCTACGCGTGCCAATAACCCCCGCTACCACAGGACCGGTATGAATACCAATCCTCAACGTCAAGGGCAACCCCGCCGGCGTCCGAAATTGTCGAATCGCTGTCAACATATCCAGCGCTAAATTTGCCGCCGCATCGATCTGATCAACCTGGGGGTTGGGAACCCCACCCACCACCATATAGGCATCCCCGATCGTTTTAATTTTCTCTAACCGATAGTGATCGACTAACTGATCAAACGTTGAGAAAATCCCATTCAGCAAATTGACCACCGCTTCGGGGGGTGTCGTCGAGGCCAGAGCCGTAAAATCAACAATATCCGCAAACAAAACCGTCGCCGTAGTAAATGACTCCGCGATCGTCGTCTGCCCCTGCTTCAAACGTCGGGCGATCGCGGGGGGCAGGACATTCAGCAACAAACGTTCAGCCAGTTGCCGTTGTTCCCGCAGATCCGCCTCCATCTGGCGGCGATCGGTAATTTCCTGGACACTACCTTCGTAGTAACAAATTTTGCCAGCGTCATCGTGCACCGTACGCACATTCTCAGAAATCCAGATGATCGTGCCATCGCGGCGATAGACCTGGGACTCAAATCCAGAGACACTACCAAACTGGCGCAAATAGACTAGCAACTCCTC
This DNA window, taken from Trichothermofontia sichuanensis B231, encodes the following:
- a CDS encoding adenylate/guanylate cyclase domain-containing protein, giving the protein MGPMFQDSGGSAREPTEQFPGSEAMETLRSQVAHLEAEVERLRRENQDLHIALLTTTEHGDLIEAQLHAANQRLQAEVTERQLAQAALQEILATVLRDKADLELILETTAAHGDMLEYQFYTQAVEAMRQSEEALRKQAEALEQQVAAQTAQLRQAEAKYRSIFENAAEGIFQVTETGHYLSANPTLARILGYDSPAALMTAVTNVGTLYVQPKRREELLVYLRQFGSVSGFESQVYRRDGTIIWISENVRTVHDDAGKICYYEGSVQEITDRRQMEADLREQRQLAERLLLNVLPPAIARRLKQGQTTIAESFTTATVLFADIVDFTALASTTPPEAVVNLLNGIFSTFDQLVDHYRLEKIKTIGDAYMVVGGVPNPQVDQIDAAANLALDMLTAIRQFRTPAGLPLTLRIGIHTGPVVAGVIGTRRFSYDLWGDTVNIASRMESQGKAGCIQVTEVVYQALAAHYELQPRGNLHIKGKGMMRTYWLLGRKHRL
- a CDS encoding SpoIIE family protein phosphatase — translated: MTVKRSQISLRSLLVVPFVLQLAGLVGIVGYLSFRNGQRAIADLASQLRQELTNRIQQQMQTYVDLPHSLIHLNGSALQRGVINLKTGQGSAQLWQQVVQFKNLSNVYCGGEAGGEFMGVARFQDNEPLVLSLINPAINYRRHYYALNAQGEATQLLRTRQFDPRVRPWYKAAKAAGRAIWSDTYIDFNTNLPTITAALPVYSLTDRQLLGVCAIDLFLHKEVSNFLTSLRISQSGQAFVIERSGLLVSSSLGEPLLTGSGEDLKRVSAIASQSPLIQATARYLTTQFSDLNHIQTTQQLNFHRDDGSLQWVQVTPFVDKRGLDWLIVVVIPAADFMTQIQANTQRTISLSLLALLLATGVGLVTAHWIATPILRLNTAAQAIADGELDQQVQVTGVRELETLSHSFNRMAEQLRTSFAALAAANADLEQRVAQRTFELQAANQEISHLNEQLAAENQRLGTELDVARRLQRLLLPKEEELAAIAGLQIAGFMEPAAEVGGDYYDVLQYNGKVKIGIGDVTGHGLDSGVLMLMVQTAVRTLLVNQEANPVKFLGTLNRALYDNLQRMQSSKSLTLALLEYEAGHLRLSGQHEELILVRATGQVERIDTIDLGFPLGLEPDITAFVREKTVQLQTGDVVVLYTDGITEATNAAREQYGLERLCQVVCAHAQRSALEIRQAVLEDVWRYVGDEPLRDDLSLLVLKQI